A single region of the Mycobacteriales bacterium genome encodes:
- a CDS encoding ATP-dependent Clp protease proteolytic subunit has product MTSWTAHAPSPEQARVASSGMNLSDQVFERLLRERIIFLGSAVDDPVANAICAQLLLLAAEDPSRDIFLYINSPGGVITAGMAIYDTMQYIENDVATVGLGLAASMGQFLLCAGANGKRYALPHARIMMHQPSGGIGGTASDIAIQAEQMIHTKRMMQDRIAAHTGQTVEQIEKDSDRDRWFTAEEARDYGFIDHVVTRANQVPSKGAVS; this is encoded by the coding sequence ATGACCTCGTGGACTGCGCACGCACCCTCGCCGGAGCAGGCGCGGGTCGCCTCCTCCGGGATGAACCTGTCCGACCAGGTTTTCGAACGGCTGCTCCGGGAGCGGATCATCTTCCTGGGCAGCGCGGTCGACGACCCGGTGGCGAACGCGATCTGCGCGCAACTGCTGCTGCTCGCCGCGGAGGACCCGAGCCGCGACATTTTCCTCTACATCAACTCGCCGGGCGGCGTCATCACCGCCGGGATGGCGATCTACGACACGATGCAGTACATCGAGAACGACGTGGCCACCGTCGGGCTCGGCCTGGCCGCCTCGATGGGGCAGTTCCTGCTCTGCGCCGGCGCCAACGGCAAGCGCTACGCGCTCCCGCACGCGCGGATCATGATGCACCAGCCCTCCGGCGGCATCGGCGGCACCGCGTCCGATATCGCGATCCAGGCCGAGCAGATGATCCACACCAAGCGGATGATGCAGGATCGGATCGCGGCGCACACCGGCCAGACCGTCGAGCAGATCGAGAAGGACTCCGACCGGGACCGGTGGTTCACCGCGGAGGAGGCCCGCGACTACGGCTTCATCGACCATGTCGTCACTCGTGCCAACCAGGTCCCCTCGAAAGGGGCGGTGTCGTGA
- a CDS encoding S26 family signal peptidase: MTVEADDRQADRAPLEDVDPESDAIESTARAEGDPVALTAAAAGAEEKNNAETPLHRAARRWPAYCISSVLVALAITWSGWLVSGGGLFTVGSPSMGMAAPVGSLVATQPLTPSAVLRVGDIVVLEPHRGHSLTYVHRIYRVLPHDRYLTKGDLNQEPDPWVITRGNVIGTPQAVIPAIGWIYRCAPWMFLGAAALVAVALFVGERQRRWILAFGPTVLFAVPLLWFQPLIGGFLYGSGRRGRLVAVNLVNTGILPVQYSPAGGRVVHAVPGQEVLVTGLVPKHRSLDIRVSAALPWWGWALVVLACLLPLVLVALDDRMRRPARRSAKGNAGLYLLDSRPGEMLSPASQHEVPVPTDELTYDRAGSNIEPSRASGTFPGTINGNTARDPLPPARSHIDLAPGRKRCSRCRLILPVEAFGKDKGKPDGLTSRCRGCRAEAARQRRSAAVLEKSGRS; the protein is encoded by the coding sequence GTGACTGTCGAAGCGGACGATCGGCAGGCGGACCGGGCACCCCTCGAGGATGTCGATCCCGAGAGCGACGCGATCGAATCGACTGCGAGAGCTGAAGGTGACCCCGTCGCCTTGACGGCGGCCGCGGCCGGCGCGGAGGAGAAGAACAACGCGGAGACCCCTCTTCACCGAGCGGCCCGACGATGGCCGGCATACTGCATCTCATCAGTGCTCGTTGCGCTCGCCATCACCTGGTCAGGCTGGCTCGTCTCCGGGGGCGGATTGTTCACGGTCGGCTCCCCGTCGATGGGAATGGCCGCTCCCGTGGGCTCCCTGGTGGCCACCCAGCCGTTGACGCCGTCGGCCGTGTTGCGTGTTGGCGACATCGTGGTGCTGGAGCCCCATCGGGGGCATTCGTTGACCTACGTGCACCGCATCTACCGGGTCCTTCCCCACGACCGATATCTGACCAAGGGGGACCTCAACCAGGAGCCCGATCCATGGGTCATCACCCGTGGCAATGTCATCGGTACGCCTCAGGCCGTCATCCCCGCCATCGGTTGGATCTACAGGTGTGCGCCATGGATGTTCCTCGGCGCCGCCGCTCTGGTCGCCGTCGCCCTCTTCGTCGGGGAGCGCCAACGGCGCTGGATCCTCGCCTTCGGACCGACAGTGCTGTTCGCTGTCCCCCTTCTGTGGTTTCAGCCGCTCATAGGGGGATTCCTCTACGGATCCGGGCGTCGGGGTCGTCTCGTGGCGGTGAACCTCGTCAATACCGGCATTCTGCCCGTCCAATATTCGCCAGCCGGGGGCCGAGTCGTTCATGCGGTGCCAGGACAAGAAGTGCTGGTGACCGGGTTGGTCCCCAAGCACCGCTCGCTCGACATCAGAGTGAGCGCCGCGCTGCCCTGGTGGGGCTGGGCCCTGGTCGTCCTGGCTTGCCTCTTACCGCTGGTACTGGTGGCTCTGGACGACCGCATGAGGCGGCCCGCCCGGCGTTCCGCAAAGGGTAACGCTGGCCTCTACCTTCTGGACTCACGACCCGGCGAAATGCTGTCACCTGCGTCCCAGCACGAGGTTCCCGTGCCGACGGATGAGCTCACGTATGACCGGGCCGGCAGCAACATCGAACCGTCGCGCGCGAGTGGGACCTTTCCCGGAACCATCAACGGGAACACCGCGAGAGATCCGCTCCCACCGGCGCGCTCTCACATCGACCTGGCCCCCGGCCGCAAACGCTGCTCTCGGTGCAGGCTCATCCTCCCGGTGGAGGCGTTCGGGAAGGACAAAGGAAAACCCGATGGGTTGACCAGCAGATGCCGAGGGTGCCGGGCTGAGGCCGCACGGCAGCGGAGATCGGCGGCTGTACTCGAGAAGTCCGGTCGGTCCTGA
- a CDS encoding type II toxin-antitoxin system VapC family toxin produces the protein MIVVDASVLANVVADDGPDGEVSRSELRDAAGAAIPDLADVETVAVLRKRWLAGDLSARRFASAIDDLEDLDLERYPTLPLMHRAYELRANLTAYDAAYVALAEALQAELITADRRLTDATGPRCRIRVLQPPE, from the coding sequence TTGATCGTCGTCGATGCGTCGGTGCTCGCCAACGTCGTCGCGGACGACGGACCCGACGGCGAGGTGTCCCGCTCAGAGCTTCGCGACGCCGCCGGTGCCGCCATCCCGGACCTAGCCGACGTCGAAACGGTGGCCGTCCTGCGGAAGCGCTGGCTCGCCGGCGACCTGTCCGCGCGCCGGTTCGCCTCCGCCATCGACGATCTCGAGGACCTGGACCTGGAGCGTTACCCGACGCTGCCTCTGATGCACCGCGCGTACGAGCTGCGAGCCAACTTGACCGCCTACGACGCTGCCTACGTGGCACTCGCCGAGGCCCTGCAAGCCGAGCTGATCACTGCCGATCGCCGCCTCACGGACGCCACCGGCCCACGATGCCGAATCCGAGTGCTTCAACCGCCGGAGTAA
- a CDS encoding antitoxin MazE family protein has protein sequence MATKDTSPVRERVLSYRDRLRQQGLRPIQIWVPDVRAPGFAAEAHRQSQAVAASPHASEDQQFIDAVSQDAD, from the coding sequence GTGGCTACCAAGGACACCTCCCCGGTCCGGGAGCGCGTTCTCTCCTACCGCGACCGACTGCGCCAGCAAGGCCTCCGCCCGATCCAGATCTGGGTCCCCGACGTGCGGGCACCCGGCTTCGCGGCCGAAGCGCACCGCCAATCGCAGGCGGTTGCCGCGAGCCCGCACGCCAGCGAGGATCAGCAGTTCATCGACGCCGTGAGCCAGGACGCCGATTGA
- a CDS encoding nucleotidyl transferase AbiEii/AbiGii toxin family protein: MLLAAFGERRATRDIDLQAQALDDDPESIRAVICDVAAQHLDDGVLFDVGGAITEVIRDEDAYSGVRVSMRAELATARPHFHVDVNVGDPITPAPQELHLPRLLGGEVVARGYPLVMVHAGKIVTAVARGTVNNPLEGLRRCLSSEPPSSTDRSGSHRLGPPGGPPPAGRAASSRPRSRRLRRDRTGAMGNPEEKAAARRPRPRSTRRGGLGGCLLRGSRYHRHGSSPRMGSGEWRVVVGP, from the coding sequence GTGCTCCTGGCCGCCTTCGGCGAGCGCCGTGCGACCCGCGACATCGATCTCCAGGCCCAGGCCCTCGACGACGACCCGGAAAGCATCCGGGCGGTGATCTGCGACGTTGCCGCTCAGCACCTCGACGACGGCGTGTTGTTCGACGTAGGCGGCGCGATCACAGAGGTGATCCGAGACGAGGACGCCTACAGCGGCGTTCGGGTGTCAATGCGAGCCGAGCTGGCGACGGCCCGCCCACACTTCCACGTCGACGTCAACGTGGGCGACCCGATCACGCCCGCACCGCAGGAGCTGCACCTTCCCCGCCTGCTCGGCGGCGAGGTCGTCGCACGAGGGTATCCGCTCGTGATGGTGCACGCCGGGAAGATCGTCACTGCCGTGGCCCGCGGAACGGTCAACAACCCGCTGGAGGGACTTCGCCGATGTCTATCTTCTGAGCCGCCGTCATCCACTGATCGGAGCGGATCTCACCGACTCGGTCCGCCAGGTGGCCCGCCACCGGCAGGTCGAGCTGCTTCCTCTCGCCCGCGTTCTCGACGGCTACGGCGAGATCGGACAGGCGCGATGGGCAACCCGGAGGAGAAAGCAGCAGCTAGAAGACCGCGTCCCCGATCAACTCGCCGAGGTGGTCTCGGCGGTTGTCTCCTTCGCGGATCCCGTTATCACCGACACGGCAGCAGCCCTCGCATGGGATCCGGCGAGTGGCGTGTGGTCGTCGGTCCCTGA
- a CDS encoding glycine hydroxymethyltransferase: MPNPVVASAYRSALEVISAAEPDVAEAIVGELESQRRQLKLIASENYASPAVLLAMGNWLSDKYAEGTPGHRFYAGCEMVDRIETLASRHAKALFGADHAYAQPHSGIDANLVAYSAILAHRVEQPFLDEAGSSHVNDLDSDSWDRLRNELHSQRMMGMALDAGGHLTHGFRPNISGKMFDQASYGVDPTSGLLDYDAIAAQMREFRPLVLVAGYSAYPRNPNFAILAEIAHDVGATFMVDMAHFAGLVAGKVLTGDLDPVPHADIVTSTTHKSLRGPRGGLVLCTEEYAPYVDKGCPMVLGGPLPHVMAAKAVAFSEARQPSFASYAVHIVENARALAEGLIRRGARLITGGTDNHLVLLDVASSFGLTGRQAEAALLDAGVVTNRNLLPGDANGAWYTSGIRLGTPALTTLGLGSDEIDEVADVIVTALRATTPAVSTAKAKYEIDPLIAQACEDRCSGLLARHHLYADIKL, from the coding sequence GTGCCCAATCCAGTCGTAGCGAGTGCCTATCGATCGGCGTTGGAGGTGATCTCTGCCGCCGAACCAGATGTTGCTGAGGCCATCGTCGGTGAGTTGGAATCCCAACGGCGTCAACTGAAGCTCATCGCTTCAGAGAACTACGCCTCACCGGCCGTGCTGCTGGCCATGGGCAACTGGCTGTCGGACAAGTATGCCGAAGGCACTCCGGGCCATCGCTTCTATGCCGGATGCGAGATGGTTGACCGGATCGAGACGTTGGCTTCCCGCCACGCCAAGGCACTGTTCGGCGCCGATCACGCCTATGCCCAGCCTCATTCGGGGATCGACGCAAACCTGGTTGCTTACAGTGCCATCCTTGCCCACCGAGTCGAGCAACCTTTTCTCGACGAGGCAGGGTCGAGTCACGTGAACGACCTTGACTCCGATAGCTGGGATCGATTGCGCAACGAATTGCACTCCCAGCGCATGATGGGCATGGCGCTCGACGCCGGCGGGCATCTCACCCACGGGTTCCGTCCCAACATCTCAGGGAAGATGTTCGATCAGGCAAGCTACGGGGTCGACCCCACGTCCGGGCTCCTGGACTACGACGCCATCGCGGCCCAGATGAGAGAGTTCCGTCCGCTGGTGCTCGTAGCGGGCTACTCGGCCTACCCCCGGAACCCCAATTTCGCCATCCTGGCCGAGATCGCCCACGACGTCGGGGCTACTTTCATGGTCGACATGGCCCACTTCGCCGGACTGGTGGCCGGGAAGGTGCTCACCGGTGATCTTGATCCGGTTCCCCACGCCGACATCGTGACGTCCACCACTCACAAGTCACTTCGTGGTCCTCGGGGCGGACTGGTCCTCTGCACCGAGGAGTACGCCCCCTACGTGGACAAGGGGTGCCCGATGGTCCTCGGCGGCCCGCTGCCTCACGTGATGGCGGCCAAAGCCGTTGCATTCTCTGAGGCTCGCCAGCCCTCGTTCGCTTCCTATGCCGTCCACATCGTAGAGAATGCACGTGCTCTGGCGGAGGGCCTGATACGGCGGGGAGCACGGCTCATCACTGGGGGGACTGACAACCACCTTGTGCTCTTGGACGTGGCTTCCAGCTTCGGACTCACCGGCCGTCAAGCTGAGGCTGCCCTGCTTGACGCAGGAGTGGTCACCAATCGCAACCTACTGCCAGGTGACGCCAACGGCGCCTGGTACACCTCCGGAATTCGACTTGGCACACCGGCGCTGACCACGCTGGGATTGGGGTCGGACGAGATCGACGAAGTCGCCGACGTCATCGTCACTGCCCTGAGAGCCACGACACCGGCGGTATCCACAGCCAAAGCGAAGTACGAAATCGATCCCCTCATCGCCCAAGCCTGCGAAGACCGGTGTTCCGGTTTGCTCGCGCGCCACCACCTCTATGCGGACATCAAGCTGTAA
- a CDS encoding GNAT family protein: MPVPTNMPVISDGVITLRPWVAGDASFLLEASADPAIRRYSLSRSRPFTTAEAQEQLRDCESTWLTTDALGRPSGSLLITDAATGVSLGQCGIDGWSLGDVAQIGYWLAPKARGRGIATRAVVLLTNWLFDLNASRVFLTVVEDNHASTRVAQRAGFQLEGATGKQSIWNGRSREVLGFAVTSQDWKRRR; the protein is encoded by the coding sequence GTGCCGGTGCCCACGAACATGCCTGTCATTTCCGACGGCGTGATCACGTTGCGGCCATGGGTGGCGGGAGATGCGAGCTTTCTCCTGGAGGCGTCCGCGGATCCGGCAATTCGGCGCTATTCGCTCTCGCGATCTCGACCTTTCACCACTGCTGAGGCACAGGAGCAACTTCGAGACTGCGAATCGACGTGGCTGACAACCGACGCTTTGGGCAGACCTTCCGGTTCCCTGCTCATAACCGACGCCGCGACTGGCGTCTCGCTCGGGCAATGCGGCATCGACGGATGGTCACTCGGCGACGTGGCCCAGATCGGATACTGGCTCGCCCCGAAGGCGAGAGGGCGAGGCATCGCCACGCGGGCCGTTGTGCTGCTGACGAACTGGCTTTTCGACCTCAACGCCAGCCGTGTGTTTCTAACAGTCGTTGAGGACAACCATGCCTCGACAAGGGTTGCTCAGCGGGCGGGGTTCCAGTTGGAGGGGGCGACCGGGAAACAGAGCATCTGGAATGGTCGATCCCGCGAAGTCTTGGGCTTCGCCGTCACGTCTCAGGACTGGAAGCGGCGACGGTAA
- the tig gene encoding trigger factor has protein sequence MKSAVETLGPTRVKLTVEVPFDELRPAVNAAYKKIGQQVRLKGFRPGKVPQQLIDRQVGRAAVLEEAVNEALPHFYGDAVRANDVRALGHPEVAVTEFADGAQLVFTAEVDVRPVLELPSYDGLDVVIDPAEPADAEVDEQLGSMRERFATLSTVERPAGTGDYVLLDLATVAGGEPVEDASATGLSYEVGGGGLMDGLDAAVTGLAAGGEARFETKLRDAEAAEVTATVRSVKEKQLPELDDDFARTASEFDTLAELREDVRARVGRVRRLQQGIQARDLVLEKLLGLVEVPIPEHVLTDEVEIRRSSVDRRLESAGLSMAEYLAADGRTSEEFDAELDTSSRVAIKTQLVLDEVARREDLSVSEAELTDQLIRRAARMGISADEYARELVGQGQLPVLMSETLRAKALAFVLEHAKITDTEGREIDLDELASQAASPATSPATSPDTSPATSPATSPVTP, from the coding sequence GTGAAGAGCGCCGTCGAAACGCTGGGACCCACCAGGGTCAAGCTCACCGTCGAGGTGCCCTTCGACGAGCTCCGGCCGGCGGTCAACGCCGCCTACAAGAAGATCGGACAGCAGGTCCGGCTCAAGGGCTTCCGCCCCGGCAAGGTCCCCCAGCAGCTCATCGACCGGCAGGTCGGCCGCGCGGCGGTGCTGGAGGAGGCGGTCAACGAGGCCCTGCCGCACTTCTACGGCGACGCGGTGCGCGCCAACGACGTGCGCGCCCTTGGTCACCCCGAGGTGGCGGTCACCGAGTTCGCCGACGGGGCGCAGCTCGTCTTCACCGCCGAGGTCGATGTCCGGCCCGTCCTCGAACTGCCGTCCTACGACGGCCTCGACGTCGTGATCGACCCCGCCGAACCGGCCGACGCCGAGGTGGACGAGCAGCTCGGTTCGATGCGCGAGCGGTTCGCCACGCTGAGCACCGTCGAGCGTCCGGCCGGGACCGGTGACTACGTGCTGCTCGACCTCGCCACCGTGGCCGGCGGCGAGCCGGTCGAGGACGCCAGCGCGACCGGCCTTTCCTATGAGGTCGGTGGCGGCGGGTTGATGGACGGTCTCGACGCCGCGGTCACCGGTCTCGCGGCGGGCGGCGAGGCGCGGTTCGAGACCAAGCTGCGCGACGCCGAGGCCGCCGAGGTCACCGCCACCGTGCGCTCGGTAAAGGAGAAGCAGCTACCCGAGCTAGACGACGACTTCGCCCGGACCGCCAGCGAGTTCGACACGCTCGCCGAGCTCCGGGAGGACGTCCGGGCCCGGGTGGGCAGGGTCAGGCGGCTCCAGCAGGGGATCCAGGCCCGGGACCTCGTCCTGGAGAAGCTGCTCGGCCTGGTCGAGGTGCCGATTCCCGAGCACGTGCTCACCGACGAGGTCGAGATCCGCCGAAGCAGCGTCGACCGGCGGCTCGAGTCGGCGGGACTGTCGATGGCCGAGTACCTCGCCGCCGACGGCCGCACCAGCGAGGAGTTCGACGCCGAGCTCGACACCTCGTCGCGGGTGGCGATCAAGACCCAGCTCGTCCTCGACGAGGTGGCCCGCCGCGAGGACCTGTCGGTGTCCGAGGCCGAGCTCACTGACCAGCTGATCCGCCGAGCCGCGCGGATGGGGATCTCGGCGGACGAATACGCCCGGGAGCTGGTCGGCCAGGGCCAGCTGCCGGTGCTCATGTCCGAGACGCTGCGCGCCAAGGCGCTCGCCTTCGTCCTCGAGCACGCCAAGATCACCGACACCGAGGGTCGGGAGATCGACCTCGACGAGCTGGCGAGCCAGGCCGCCAGCCCGGCCACCAGCCCGGCCACCAGCCCGGACACCAGCCCGGCCACCAGCCCGGCCACCAGCCCGGTCACGCCCTGA
- a CDS encoding type IV toxin-antitoxin system AbiEi family antitoxin domain-containing protein → MRTAGVPDLRDQLGDTFTYGEAKQASVGDRRLYALRDSGEIISLGGGVYRWADAPPADSDLIEIAERVPHATLCLETALARHGLIDAIPAAIDIAIPRGSTRPSLKAPSRIHQFDPRTIDLGRDELEVGARRPLGLYSAERCLVDVVRLRHLEGSDVAWEALRRWLGRSGRSPAQMIELARNFPRAEPALRRAFEVLL, encoded by the coding sequence ATGAGGACGGCAGGAGTCCCGGATCTCCGAGACCAGCTGGGTGACACGTTCACCTACGGCGAGGCCAAGCAGGCAAGTGTCGGTGACCGGCGTCTGTACGCCTTGCGCGACAGCGGAGAGATCATCTCGCTCGGCGGTGGCGTCTACCGCTGGGCCGACGCCCCGCCCGCCGACTCCGACCTGATCGAGATCGCCGAGCGCGTCCCGCACGCCACGCTGTGCCTGGAGACCGCGCTCGCTCGCCACGGCCTGATCGATGCCATTCCCGCCGCCATCGACATCGCCATACCCAGGGGGAGCACTCGACCGTCCCTGAAGGCGCCGTCCCGCATCCACCAGTTCGACCCCCGGACGATCGACCTGGGACGCGACGAGCTCGAGGTCGGGGCCCGGCGCCCTCTCGGGCTGTACTCGGCTGAGCGGTGCCTCGTCGACGTCGTCCGCCTCCGCCACCTCGAAGGCAGTGACGTCGCCTGGGAGGCGCTGCGCCGTTGGCTCGGACGATCGGGGCGAAGCCCGGCCCAGATGATCGAGCTGGCCCGCAACTTTCCCCGTGCCGAGCCGGCTCTGCGTCGGGCGTTCGAGGTCCTGCTGTGA
- a CDS encoding type II toxin-antitoxin system PemK/MazF family toxin: protein MRRGEIRTAAGGSGYPGKPRPVVIVQDDHFDATESVTVCAFTTDPTDAPLIRLPVAPDERNGLKQSSRLMIDKLTTVPRARLGERIGQLADEDMVRLGRAVVVFLGLAGA, encoded by the coding sequence TTGAGGCGCGGGGAGATCCGGACCGCCGCCGGCGGCAGCGGCTACCCAGGCAAGCCACGACCGGTCGTCATCGTGCAGGACGACCACTTCGACGCGACCGAGTCCGTCACGGTCTGCGCGTTCACCACCGACCCCACCGACGCCCCGCTGATCCGGCTTCCCGTTGCCCCGGACGAACGCAACGGACTGAAACAGTCCAGTCGGTTGATGATCGACAAGCTGACCACTGTGCCGCGCGCTCGCCTTGGCGAACGCATCGGCCAGCTCGCCGACGAAGACATGGTGCGGCTCGGCCGAGCCGTCGTCGTCTTCCTCGGCCTCGCCGGAGCCTGA
- a CDS encoding ATP-dependent Clp protease proteolytic subunit, with protein sequence MNRYVLPQIVEQTSRGERGWDVYSYLFKERIVFLGMPIDDTVANDIMAQLLLLESQDPDRDIHIYINSPGGSFTALTAIYDTMRFIRPDIQTICMGQAASAAAVILATGAKGKRFALEHARILIHQPYSEGSGSGSDIEIQAREILRMRSLLEEMLARHSGQTQEQVRQDIERDKILTAAEALEYGLIDEVITTRKLSGVPA encoded by the coding sequence ATGAATCGCTACGTCCTGCCGCAGATAGTCGAGCAGACGAGCCGCGGTGAGCGGGGCTGGGACGTCTACAGCTACCTGTTCAAGGAACGCATAGTCTTCCTCGGCATGCCGATCGACGACACCGTCGCGAACGACATTATGGCCCAGCTGCTGCTGCTGGAGTCCCAGGATCCGGACCGGGACATCCACATCTACATCAACTCCCCGGGCGGCTCGTTCACCGCGCTCACCGCGATCTACGACACGATGCGGTTTATCCGGCCCGACATCCAGACGATCTGCATGGGCCAGGCGGCGTCGGCGGCGGCGGTCATCCTGGCCACCGGCGCCAAGGGCAAGCGCTTTGCCCTCGAACACGCCCGGATCCTCATCCATCAGCCCTATAGCGAGGGCAGCGGCTCCGGCAGCGACATCGAGATCCAGGCCCGGGAGATTCTGCGGATGCGCTCCCTGCTCGAGGAGATGCTGGCCCGCCACAGCGGGCAGACCCAGGAGCAGGTTCGCCAGGACATTGAGCGGGACAAGATCCTCACCGCCGCGGAGGCGCTGGAGTACGGCCTGATCGACGAGGTCATCACCACCCGAAAGCTGTCCGGGGTGCCCGCCTGA
- a CDS encoding dihydrofolate reductase family protein produces MAKLIYVANMSLDGYVEDAHGRFDWTEPTDEVFTFITDIVRPVGTHLYGRRMYETMAPWETDPNLAAQSELMADFAHVWRVADKIVYSATLHAVPTAKSRLERRFDPDSIRELKASAASDMTVGGSTLAAHAFSAGLIDEYQLFMYPVLVGGGKPAFSGDARVQLDLLEEHRFGNGVVNLRYRILS; encoded by the coding sequence ATGGCCAAGCTGATCTACGTGGCGAACATGTCCCTCGACGGCTACGTCGAGGACGCGCACGGCAGGTTCGACTGGACCGAGCCCACCGATGAGGTCTTCACCTTCATCACCGACATTGTGCGCCCGGTCGGTACCCACCTCTACGGACGGCGCATGTACGAGACGATGGCCCCGTGGGAGACCGACCCCAACCTGGCTGCCCAGTCGGAGCTCATGGCTGACTTCGCCCATGTCTGGCGAGTGGCCGACAAGATCGTCTACTCGGCGACGCTGCATGCAGTCCCGACCGCCAAGTCGCGGCTCGAGCGCCGCTTCGACCCCGATTCGATACGGGAGCTGAAGGCGTCCGCCGCGAGCGATATGACCGTCGGGGGTTCGACCCTCGCTGCGCACGCGTTCAGCGCCGGGCTGATCGATGAGTACCAGCTCTTCATGTATCCGGTGCTCGTCGGTGGAGGAAAGCCCGCTTTCTCCGGAGACGCCCGTGTCCAGTTGGACCTGCTGGAGGAGCACCGGTTCGGCAATGGTGTTGTGAACCTGCGCTATCGCATCCTGAGCTGA
- a CDS encoding SigE family RNA polymerase sigma factor, whose amino-acid sequence MGSSLALMTDELSDFDAFALASAPRMRRLAFLLTGDEHHAEDLAQIALAKIYFSWRRLQSADAPDAYARRVLINAASTWRRRRWRGELPVAVLPELGRAEPSAEERDVLVRALRQLPVRQRAVLVLRFYEDLPEAQVAAILGVPVGTVKSQQSRGLARLRALLGDEPPADTVTEARA is encoded by the coding sequence GTGGGCAGCTCTTTAGCGCTGATGACCGATGAGTTGAGCGATTTCGATGCTTTCGCGTTGGCGTCGGCTCCGCGGATGCGGCGGCTGGCGTTTCTTCTTACCGGCGATGAGCATCATGCCGAGGATCTCGCTCAGATCGCCCTAGCCAAGATCTACTTTTCGTGGCGCCGGCTGCAGTCGGCTGATGCCCCGGACGCGTACGCCCGCCGGGTGTTGATCAATGCGGCTTCGACGTGGCGACGCCGCCGGTGGCGAGGGGAGCTGCCGGTCGCTGTGCTGCCGGAGCTCGGCCGAGCCGAGCCTTCCGCGGAGGAGCGTGACGTGCTTGTGCGGGCGCTGCGGCAGTTGCCGGTGCGGCAGCGGGCGGTGTTGGTGCTGCGCTTCTATGAGGATCTTCCAGAGGCCCAGGTGGCCGCGATTCTCGGGGTTCCGGTGGGCACGGTGAAAAGTCAGCAGTCGCGGGGGCTGGCCCGGCTGCGGGCCCTGTTGGGTGATGAGCCGCCCGCGGACACGGTTACGGAGGCACGGGCATGA